One Novosphingobium sp. G106 DNA segment encodes these proteins:
- a CDS encoding TetR/AcrR family transcriptional regulator, with the protein MAVAPRRVGAENSATRALILDATEQLIREEGYAAVSTRRVAAKAGLKPSLVHYYFTTTDDLLLAMSRRGAEESDRMIEAALRADDPVRALWAFLVDKSRIAIALEFMAMANHRSAIRAHMAEHCEAMRRREEEIFAHILGERLAAAGEIAPAGLSLVLAGIGRALVMEGGLGVTAGHAEARAFVEQWLDRLAPLPEKAKG; encoded by the coding sequence ATGGCAGTCGCGCCGCGCAGGGTTGGAGCAGAGAATTCGGCGACGCGCGCGCTGATCCTCGACGCGACAGAGCAGTTGATCCGTGAAGAAGGCTACGCCGCCGTCAGCACCCGCCGGGTTGCGGCCAAGGCCGGGCTCAAGCCGTCGCTCGTCCACTATTACTTCACGACCACCGACGACCTGCTGCTGGCGATGTCGCGCCGCGGTGCCGAGGAAAGCGACCGGATGATCGAGGCGGCGCTGCGCGCGGACGATCCAGTTCGCGCGCTCTGGGCCTTCCTCGTCGACAAGAGTCGCATTGCCATCGCGCTCGAATTCATGGCCATGGCCAACCACCGCTCCGCCATCCGCGCGCATATGGCCGAACACTGCGAGGCCATGCGCCGGCGCGAAGAGGAGATATTTGCCCACATCCTCGGTGAAAGGCTGGCGGCGGCGGGAGAGATCGCGCCGGCAGGGCTCAGTCTCGTGCTTGCGGGAATCGGGCGGGCGCTGGTGATGGAAGGCGGGCTCGGCGTCACGGCGGGCCATGCCGAGGCGCGCGCCTTCGTCGAGCAATGGCTGGACAGACTGGCACCGCTGCCGGAGAAGGCCAAGGGATAG
- a CDS encoding Rrf2 family transcriptional regulator: MLSQKTRYTIRAFQHLADNWQQGPVRLDAIATAQNIPRKFLTVILSEMVREGLVISHRGREGGYELGLSPIDIRYGDIIRLTRGSLALVPCAARNAHEHCSNCLPEAECRLRGLMLTLRDEMAAMLDRVSLADPITLEPSFEGVEPLPEAG; the protein is encoded by the coding sequence ATGCTGTCGCAGAAGACTCGCTATACTATCCGGGCGTTCCAACACCTCGCCGATAACTGGCAGCAGGGGCCCGTGCGTCTCGATGCCATCGCCACGGCCCAGAACATCCCGCGCAAGTTCCTCACCGTCATTCTGTCGGAGATGGTCCGCGAAGGCCTGGTGATCTCGCACCGTGGCCGCGAGGGCGGCTACGAGCTCGGCCTGTCCCCTATCGACATCCGCTATGGTGACATCATCCGGCTCACCCGCGGCAGCCTGGCGCTGGTTCCTTGTGCTGCGCGCAACGCGCACGAGCACTGCTCCAATTGCCTGCCTGAGGCCGAATGCCGGCTGCGCGGACTGATGCTGACCCTGCGCGACGAGATGGCGGCGATGCTCGACCGCGTCTCGCTCGCCGATCCGATCACGCTCGAACCGTCGTTCGAGGGTGTGGAACCGCTGCCCGAAGCCGGGTGA
- a CDS encoding MFS transporter yields the protein MHSGDKQAGPEAARAEWRAYWPLTLAALIGYSTIGLQSYGIGPFVPHLEKAFGWTRTDVMIGLSLSNAVGVFLNILIGMIVDRFGPRRVALTGLLVKTGSFALLATATGTLLNWSLLWVVLAVGVVLVQSTVWTSAVAARFDHSRGLAMAVALSGTPITAAVVPVLATWLIGDYGWRVGFVGVAAAWIVVTLPVVFLWFKDGRDPAQPLHAAATGPVSGLTLREGLRTAAFWRLLVAFGAFSLYNMAMSANLVPLLGETGLSEMQAARIASVMGLVGIVARLTVGFLLDRFSGPLIGGLTQFLPVIACGILLLHDPGVLLLTVAVALFGVATGAEIDVALYLATRHFGLRSFAALFGAVITFGAVNAAIGPIVAGWLHDRSGNYDGLLMTVMVAMTVGALAMATMGRPKHDWRAAG from the coding sequence ATGCATTCAGGAGACAAGCAGGCGGGCCCGGAAGCAGCCAGAGCCGAATGGCGCGCCTATTGGCCGCTGACCTTGGCGGCGCTGATCGGCTATTCGACGATCGGCCTGCAAAGCTATGGCATCGGGCCCTTCGTGCCGCATCTCGAGAAGGCCTTCGGCTGGACGCGGACCGACGTGATGATCGGCCTGTCGCTGTCGAACGCGGTGGGCGTGTTCCTGAACATCCTGATCGGCATGATCGTCGACCGTTTCGGGCCGCGCCGGGTGGCGCTGACCGGCCTGCTGGTCAAGACCGGCTCCTTCGCGCTCCTCGCTACGGCGACGGGGACGCTGCTCAACTGGTCGCTACTCTGGGTCGTGCTCGCGGTCGGCGTGGTGCTTGTGCAGTCGACGGTCTGGACCAGCGCGGTCGCCGCACGCTTCGACCATTCGCGCGGGCTGGCCATGGCCGTGGCCCTGTCGGGAACGCCGATCACGGCGGCGGTCGTCCCGGTCCTGGCGACCTGGCTGATCGGCGACTACGGCTGGCGCGTCGGCTTTGTCGGCGTCGCCGCGGCCTGGATCGTGGTGACACTCCCCGTGGTCTTCCTGTGGTTCAAGGACGGCCGCGATCCCGCGCAGCCGCTGCATGCGGCCGCGACCGGGCCGGTCTCCGGTCTGACCCTGCGCGAAGGGCTGCGTACGGCGGCCTTCTGGCGACTGCTCGTCGCCTTCGGCGCCTTCTCGCTCTACAACATGGCGATGTCGGCCAATCTCGTGCCGCTGCTCGGCGAGACCGGGCTGAGCGAGATGCAGGCCGCGCGGATCGCCTCGGTCATGGGGCTCGTCGGCATCGTCGCGCGGCTGACCGTCGGCTTCCTGCTCGATCGCTTTTCCGGCCCGCTGATCGGCGGGCTGACCCAGTTCCTGCCCGTCATCGCCTGCGGCATCCTGCTGCTCCATGATCCCGGCGTGCTGCTGCTGACGGTTGCTGTCGCGCTGTTCGGCGTGGCCACCGGTGCCGAGATCGACGTCGCGCTTTATCTCGCTACGCGGCATTTCGGCCTTCGGTCCTTCGCCGCGCTGTTCGGTGCGGTGATCACCTTCGGTGCGGTCAATGCCGCGATCGGGCCGATCGTGGCCGGTTGGCTCCACGACCGTTCGGGCAACTACGACGGCCTGCTGATGACGGTCATGGTGGCGATGACCGTCGGCGCGCTGGCCATGGCCACGATGGGTCGCCCGAAGCACGACTGGCGCGCGGCAGGCTGA
- a CDS encoding TauD/TfdA family dioxygenase, protein MATAAQIRLSAENVKPKIGSRILNTKEELLSGELAAELRDLLEQRGVLVFPTINFTDEEHVAFTKTLGTFAPEMTDKDKDEHVVHAITLDEKVNPGSAIYLKGSLFWHIDGTMNDLPIRASLLACKVPSPKGTGNTGFSNTYAAYDALTEEQKAEFDQYKVRHGAWATLMYWSPEPDQTLLERMQAIGDVEIPLVWNHESGRKSLVIGNTAHTISGKNHFDSTRILNWLRTHATKEEFTFSHEWTVGDLVIWDNTGTMHRAEAYDPACGRMMVRTKLEGEEPIQ, encoded by the coding sequence ATGGCCACCGCCGCCCAGATCCGCCTGTCCGCCGAGAACGTGAAGCCGAAGATCGGCAGCCGTATTCTCAATACCAAGGAAGAGCTGCTGAGCGGCGAGCTTGCCGCCGAGCTGCGCGACCTGCTCGAACAGCGCGGCGTTCTCGTCTTCCCGACGATCAACTTCACCGACGAGGAGCACGTCGCCTTCACCAAGACGCTCGGCACTTTCGCGCCCGAGATGACCGACAAGGACAAGGACGAGCATGTCGTCCACGCGATCACCCTCGACGAGAAGGTGAACCCGGGTTCGGCTATCTACCTCAAGGGCTCGTTGTTCTGGCACATCGACGGCACGATGAACGACCTGCCGATCCGCGCCTCGTTGCTGGCCTGCAAGGTGCCGTCGCCCAAGGGCACCGGCAACACCGGCTTCTCGAACACCTATGCCGCCTACGACGCGCTGACCGAGGAACAGAAAGCCGAGTTCGACCAGTACAAGGTCCGCCACGGTGCCTGGGCGACCCTGATGTACTGGAGCCCCGAGCCCGACCAGACCCTGCTGGAGCGTATGCAGGCGATCGGCGACGTCGAGATCCCGCTGGTCTGGAACCACGAGTCCGGCCGCAAGAGCCTGGTGATCGGCAACACCGCCCATACCATCTCGGGCAAGAACCACTTCGATTCCACCCGCATCCTCAACTGGCTGCGCACCCACGCCACGAAGGAGGAGTTTACCTTCAGCCACGAATGGACCGTCGGCGACCTGGTGATCTGGGACAACACCGGCACGATGCACCGCGCCGAGGCCTATGATCCCGCCTGCGGACGGATGATGGTCCGCACCAAGCTAGAAGGCGAAGAGCCGATCCAGTAA
- a CDS encoding molybdopterin-dependent oxidoreductase, protein MIETLSKKTYCRICTNQCGMVVDVARDETGSEQIVKIRADREHPLSKGYSCPKGRAIGGIHHHPDAITRPMMRKNGELVPVSWDEALDDIAAKLRGVIDAHGPNAIGVYFGSGLGMDASGYRLVDTFYKALGAPPKFSPLTIDGTAKLLVAMQVGGFPGLNPKTDDENCDMLVYVGVNPMVSHGHNTGMYNPAGPIRAMARRGEVWTIDPLLTETAKFSTRHVQPYPGKDYAILAWLVREIIDNGPMDLAQPVQGLDDLRAALAGFDLATAAEIAGVPQQDLTDLLAAIRRKGHVTVETGTGVTMSKSANITVWLGWVLNILTGRMNRRGGTWFHPGFITQFDSFELPVMDNPFTPGAPTMPEVSGIIGDWPCAALPGEIEAGNIRAMMNFGGALARSFPDTNVLAPRLAGLDLHVTFEIIANDTTALSTHVLPTKDQVERADIGFWDTLSGSLSMIHTPALVEPQGERRSAWWVISQIMKRCGLPVPDYVPESDLQQGADEAMLAALMPGARASFEEVAATGAVVLPMEFPGKWVDAHIERMGGWKLAPEALVGFWQELRAEDEAQLGKPRPLCFISRRQRRKLNASLTFLGSPADIILHPADAEANGIADGDKVRVSTTRGEIFLTANVSDTIRRGVASIPHGHEVANVNLLTSIENVDRLTGMVLYTGIPIEVAPVAA, encoded by the coding sequence ATGATAGAGACGCTCAGCAAGAAGACCTACTGCCGCATCTGCACCAACCAGTGCGGCATGGTGGTCGACGTGGCCCGGGACGAGACCGGCAGCGAGCAGATCGTCAAGATCCGCGCCGACCGCGAGCATCCGCTGAGCAAGGGCTATTCCTGTCCCAAGGGCCGCGCGATCGGCGGCATCCACCACCATCCCGACGCGATCACCCGGCCGATGATGCGCAAGAACGGCGAACTCGTGCCGGTGTCGTGGGACGAGGCGCTCGACGACATCGCCGCGAAGCTGCGCGGGGTGATCGACGCGCACGGACCGAACGCGATCGGCGTCTATTTCGGCAGCGGCCTGGGCATGGATGCCTCGGGCTACCGGCTGGTCGATACCTTCTACAAAGCGCTCGGCGCCCCGCCCAAGTTCTCGCCGCTGACGATCGACGGCACGGCCAAGCTGCTGGTGGCGATGCAGGTCGGGGGCTTTCCCGGGCTCAATCCCAAGACCGACGACGAGAACTGCGACATGCTCGTCTATGTCGGGGTCAACCCGATGGTCAGCCACGGGCACAACACGGGCATGTACAACCCCGCCGGCCCGATCCGGGCCATGGCCAGGCGCGGCGAGGTCTGGACGATCGATCCGCTGCTTACCGAGACGGCCAAGTTCTCGACCCGGCACGTCCAGCCCTATCCGGGCAAGGATTACGCGATCCTCGCCTGGCTGGTGCGCGAGATCATCGATAACGGGCCTATGGACCTCGCCCAGCCCGTCCAGGGACTCGACGATCTGCGCGCCGCGCTCGCTGGCTTCGATCTCGCCACCGCCGCCGAGATCGCCGGCGTGCCGCAGCAGGACCTGACCGACCTCCTCGCCGCGATCCGCCGCAAGGGGCACGTCACGGTCGAGACCGGTACCGGCGTCACCATGTCGAAGAGCGCCAACATCACCGTCTGGCTCGGCTGGGTGCTCAACATCCTGACCGGGCGAATGAACCGCAGGGGCGGCACCTGGTTCCACCCGGGCTTCATCACCCAGTTCGACAGCTTCGAACTGCCGGTGATGGACAATCCCTTCACTCCCGGCGCGCCGACCATGCCCGAGGTCTCCGGCATCATCGGCGACTGGCCCTGCGCCGCGCTCCCCGGCGAGATCGAGGCGGGCAACATCCGCGCGATGATGAATTTCGGCGGCGCGCTCGCCCGCTCCTTCCCCGACACCAACGTGCTGGCGCCGCGGCTCGCCGGGCTCGACCTGCATGTCACTTTCGAGATCATCGCCAACGACACGACCGCTCTCTCGACGCATGTCCTGCCGACCAAGGATCAGGTCGAACGCGCCGACATCGGCTTCTGGGACACGCTTTCGGGCAGCCTCTCGATGATCCATACGCCTGCGCTGGTCGAGCCGCAGGGCGAGCGGCGCTCGGCCTGGTGGGTGATTTCACAGATCATGAAGCGCTGCGGCCTGCCGGTGCCCGACTACGTGCCCGAAAGCGACCTGCAGCAGGGCGCCGACGAGGCGATGCTCGCCGCGCTGATGCCCGGCGCGCGCGCCAGCTTCGAGGAAGTCGCTGCCACCGGCGCGGTCGTGCTGCCGATGGAATTCCCTGGCAAATGGGTCGACGCGCATATCGAGCGCATGGGCGGCTGGAAGCTCGCCCCGGAAGCGCTCGTCGGCTTCTGGCAGGAGCTGCGCGCCGAGGACGAGGCCCAGCTCGGCAAGCCTCGACCGCTCTGCTTCATCTCGCGCCGCCAGCGCCGCAAGCTGAATGCCTCGCTGACCTTCCTCGGCAGCCCGGCCGACATCATCCTCCACCCCGCCGACGCCGAGGCCAACGGCATTGCCGACGGCGACAAGGTCCGCGTCAGCACGACGCGCGGCGAGATATTCCTGACCGCCAACGTCAGCGACACGATCCGCCGCGGCGTCGCCTCGATCCCGCACGGGCACGAGGTGGCCAACGTCAACCTGCTGACGAGCATCGAGAACGTCGACCGGCTGACCGGGATGGTGCTCTACACGGGCATCCCGATCGAGGTGGCGCCGGTCGCGGCCTGA
- a CDS encoding TetR/AcrR family transcriptional regulator, which produces MELEADPKADARPGPKRRNLEQTRGRILEAAADTFTRSGYAKAGLREIGERAGVAPSLVSRYFGTKAALFEEALIHVLRANSVFTWQKQGFGEAMARLIPRRANINITVMLVTALADPEAKEIARRVSREHMIQPLVDWLGPPHALERAMDMFALLTGFAVQMDGLYPAPIPDHSLRWLARTLQAIVDGKD; this is translated from the coding sequence ATGGAGCTTGAAGCGGACCCCAAAGCCGATGCCAGACCTGGGCCGAAACGCCGCAACCTGGAGCAGACCCGCGGTCGGATTCTGGAGGCGGCGGCCGACACCTTCACGCGGTCGGGCTATGCCAAGGCAGGGCTTCGCGAGATCGGTGAGCGGGCAGGCGTGGCGCCCTCGCTGGTCAGCCGCTATTTCGGCACCAAGGCCGCGCTGTTCGAAGAGGCGCTGATCCACGTGCTGCGCGCCAACAGCGTGTTCACCTGGCAGAAGCAGGGCTTCGGCGAAGCGATGGCGCGGCTTATTCCCCGGCGTGCCAACATCAACATCACCGTCATGCTGGTGACCGCGCTGGCCGATCCCGAGGCCAAGGAAATCGCCCGCCGCGTCTCGCGCGAGCACATGATCCAGCCGCTGGTCGACTGGCTGGGCCCACCGCACGCACTGGAGCGGGCGATGGATATGTTCGCGCTGCTGACCGGCTTCGCGGTCCAGATGGATGGCCTCTATCCCGCACCGATCCCCGACCATTCGCTGCGCTGGCTGGCGCGCACGCTGCAGGCGATCGTGGACGGGAAAGATTAG
- a CDS encoding SDR family NAD(P)-dependent oxidoreductase, producing MSQAPVAIVTGASRGAGKGIAVALGSHGATVYVTGRSQKEGDASMPGTIYSTAEEVTQAGGKGIAVRCDSANDDDVKALFEQVIAEQGRVDILINNAAAIYDELSMPGNFWEKPLKIGDMINVGVRSGFAASWFAAPHMVKQNRGLILFTSSPGAMHYCFGPAYGAHKAGMDKMAFDMGVDFADVGANVAAVSIWMGALTSERLLEMMAAEPEKFKHLEGQLESTGLTGHLAWALYNDPKLMDYNGKTMVGADLAKSYGITDLNGQFAPSFSEGTGIRPVEYGAYKVK from the coding sequence ATGTCTCAGGCACCAGTCGCCATCGTCACCGGCGCCAGCCGTGGGGCGGGCAAGGGCATCGCGGTTGCGCTCGGCTCGCACGGCGCGACCGTCTACGTCACCGGCCGCTCGCAGAAGGAAGGCGACGCCTCGATGCCGGGGACGATCTACTCGACCGCCGAGGAAGTCACCCAGGCCGGCGGCAAGGGCATTGCCGTCCGCTGCGACAGCGCCAACGACGATGACGTGAAAGCGCTGTTCGAGCAGGTGATCGCCGAGCAGGGCCGCGTCGACATCCTGATCAACAATGCCGCCGCGATCTACGACGAGCTGTCGATGCCCGGCAACTTCTGGGAAAAGCCGCTCAAGATCGGCGACATGATCAACGTCGGCGTGCGCAGCGGTTTCGCCGCGTCCTGGTTCGCCGCGCCGCACATGGTCAAGCAGAACCGCGGATTGATCCTGTTCACCTCATCCCCCGGCGCCATGCATTACTGCTTCGGCCCGGCCTATGGCGCGCACAAGGCCGGCATGGACAAGATGGCCTTCGACATGGGCGTGGACTTCGCCGATGTCGGCGCGAACGTCGCTGCCGTGTCGATCTGGATGGGGGCGCTGACGTCGGAACGCCTGCTCGAGATGATGGCGGCCGAGCCCGAGAAGTTCAAACACCTCGAAGGCCAGCTCGAATCCACCGGCCTGACCGGCCATCTCGCCTGGGCGCTCTACAACGATCCCAAGCTGATGGACTACAACGGCAAGACCATGGTCGGCGCCGACCTGGCCAAGAGCTACGGCATTACCGATCTGAACGGCCAGTTCGCACCCTCTTTCAGCGAAGGCACCGGCATTCGGCCAGTGGAATACGGCGCCTACAAGGTGAAGTGA
- a CDS encoding TauD/TfdA family dioxygenase translates to MKLACREIKPEIGAEVLADKQALLTGEHAADIRELLEQRGVLVFPKVDFTEQELIAFTRTLGTFAPDRGPDEVTPISIDPSGGTTADYTRASFYWHFDGYMNEVPILGSILCAKVLSATGGQTEFCNTYAAYEALPEERKRQLEGLQAVHALAGAQRAVDPEPSYETFQQWLKIRRNTLPLVWKHRSGRKSLVIGNTAVGVVDMDPMDGLEVLVWLRDWATQKRFRYSHEWSLGDAVLWDNTGTLHRVRPYPADSGRLMIRTKLAGEEPFA, encoded by the coding sequence ATGAAGCTCGCCTGTCGGGAGATCAAGCCGGAGATCGGCGCCGAGGTTCTGGCCGACAAGCAGGCGCTGCTGACCGGCGAACATGCTGCCGATATCCGCGAGCTTCTGGAGCAGCGCGGCGTCCTCGTCTTTCCCAAGGTCGATTTCACCGAGCAGGAACTGATCGCGTTCACCCGCACCCTGGGCACTTTCGCGCCCGACCGCGGCCCGGACGAGGTCACGCCGATCTCGATCGATCCCAGCGGCGGCACGACTGCCGACTACACCCGCGCCTCATTCTACTGGCACTTCGATGGCTACATGAACGAAGTGCCGATCCTCGGCTCGATCCTCTGCGCGAAGGTCCTCTCGGCCACTGGCGGCCAGACCGAATTCTGCAATACCTATGCAGCCTATGAAGCGCTGCCCGAGGAGCGCAAGCGCCAGCTCGAAGGCCTGCAGGCCGTCCACGCACTCGCCGGGGCGCAGCGCGCGGTCGATCCCGAGCCGAGCTACGAGACTTTCCAGCAGTGGCTCAAGATCCGCCGCAACACCCTGCCGCTAGTCTGGAAGCATCGGTCGGGCCGCAAGAGCCTCGTTATCGGCAATACGGCGGTGGGTGTCGTCGACATGGACCCGATGGACGGCTTGGAGGTGCTCGTCTGGCTGCGCGACTGGGCCACCCAAAAACGGTTCCGCTACAGCCATGAATGGTCGCTCGGCGATGCGGTTCTGTGGGACAACACCGGGACCCTGCACCGCGTCCGGCCCTATCCGGCCGACAGCGGCCGCCTGATGATCCGTACCAAGCTGGCGGGCGAGGAGCCTTTCGCCTGA
- a CDS encoding outer membrane protein assembly factor BamD — translation MLERSPLKLTVLAVATGALLLTAGCGGKGGKNRDTAYVARDVDTLYSAAKARLDKGDTRQAAALFDEVERQHPYSPWARRAQLMSAFSYYVARDYTKSIQSAQRFLSIHPGNKDAPYAYYLIALCYYEQISDVTRDQKITLQAKQALTDVIRRYPNTRYSSDARLKLDLVNDHLAGKEMTIGRLYERTGKWVAATLRFRNVVDNYQTTSHAPEALFRLVESYLSLGVPSEAQKAAAVLEANYPDSEWYKMAYALMNKHAPGNNVS, via the coding sequence ATGCTCGAACGATCGCCGCTGAAGCTCACCGTCCTCGCTGTCGCCACCGGCGCTCTTCTCCTTACCGCCGGCTGCGGCGGGAAGGGCGGCAAGAACCGCGATACCGCCTATGTCGCGCGCGACGTGGACACGCTCTATTCCGCGGCGAAGGCCAGGCTCGACAAGGGCGACACGCGCCAGGCGGCGGCGCTGTTCGACGAGGTCGAGCGCCAGCATCCCTATTCGCCCTGGGCGCGCCGCGCGCAGCTGATGAGCGCGTTCAGCTATTACGTCGCACGCGATTACACCAAGTCGATCCAGTCGGCGCAGCGCTTCCTGTCGATCCACCCGGGCAACAAGGACGCGCCCTACGCCTACTACCTGATCGCGCTCTGCTATTACGAGCAGATCAGCGATGTGACGCGCGACCAGAAGATCACGCTCCAGGCCAAGCAGGCGCTGACCGACGTAATCCGCCGCTATCCCAACACGCGCTATTCGTCCGATGCCCGGCTGAAGCTCGATCTCGTCAACGATCACCTCGCGGGCAAGGAGATGACGATCGGCCGGCTCTACGAGCGGACCGGGAAGTGGGTCGCGGCGACGCTGCGCTTCCGCAACGTGGTCGACAATTACCAGACGACCAGCCACGCGCCCGAGGCGCTCTTTCGCCTGGTCGAGAGCTACCTGTCGCTCGGCGTGCCCAGCGAAGCGCAGAAGGCTGCCGCCGTGCTCGAGGCCAACTATCCCGACAGCGAGTGGTACAAGATGGCCTACGCGCTGATGAACAAGCACGCGCCGGGCAATAACGTCAGCTAA
- a CDS encoding GatB/YqeY domain-containing protein, translating to MTGRAADNLKTRLRSDLRAAMLARDTKQAAVLRVLLAAIDNAEAVAIEERPQSLQRLDFAEGAAEVSRRVLGEDEVAAILTEEISARRLAADQMAALGRADRAGELNAEADVVARYLQDQS from the coding sequence TTGACCGGTCGTGCCGCAGATAACCTCAAGACGCGCCTGCGTAGCGATCTGCGCGCGGCGATGCTGGCTCGCGATACGAAGCAGGCCGCGGTGCTGCGCGTCCTTCTCGCAGCGATCGACAATGCCGAGGCCGTGGCGATCGAGGAACGGCCGCAAAGCCTGCAGCGATTGGACTTCGCCGAGGGCGCGGCCGAAGTCTCGCGCCGGGTGCTGGGCGAAGATGAGGTTGCGGCGATCCTGACCGAGGAGATTTCCGCGCGCCGGCTTGCGGCCGATCAGATGGCTGCGCTGGGTCGTGCCGATCGCGCAGGCGAACTGAACGCCGAAGCGGATGTTGTTGCGCGGTACCTGCAAGATCAATCGTGA
- a CDS encoding TauD/TfdA family dioxygenase, whose amino-acid sequence MATAVSSRWEVVDVAPKIGSAIHTDKATLLSGERAKDIREIMERRGVIVFPEINLTDDEQIAFTHTLGTFAHEDGEGAKDGKDSVYPITMDSSINPIADYLKGAFFWHLDGTMSEKPILASIMSARALAPVGGETDFCNTYAAWDELPADEKAQVEDLKVTHAMWRSQLYWKPEPTIAELEAWMARGANTLPLVWKHRSGRQSLVLGATALEVEGMGTVESEKLLVKLRTWATQPQFSYRHTWKLGDMVLWDNTGTMHRALPYDHKSGRLMMRTKLEGEEAFA is encoded by the coding sequence ATGGCAACTGCCGTTTCGTCTCGTTGGGAAGTCGTCGATGTTGCGCCGAAGATCGGCTCGGCTATCCATACCGACAAGGCCACCTTGCTGAGCGGCGAGCGCGCCAAGGACATCCGGGAGATCATGGAACGCCGCGGCGTGATCGTCTTCCCCGAGATCAACCTGACCGACGACGAGCAGATCGCCTTCACCCACACGCTCGGCACTTTCGCGCACGAGGATGGCGAGGGCGCCAAGGACGGCAAGGATTCGGTCTATCCGATCACGATGGATTCGAGCATCAACCCGATCGCCGATTACCTCAAGGGCGCCTTCTTCTGGCACCTCGACGGCACGATGTCGGAAAAGCCGATCCTGGCCTCGATCATGAGCGCCCGCGCGTTGGCCCCGGTCGGTGGCGAGACCGACTTCTGCAACACCTATGCCGCCTGGGACGAACTGCCCGCCGACGAAAAGGCGCAGGTCGAGGATCTCAAGGTCACCCACGCCATGTGGCGCTCGCAGCTCTACTGGAAGCCCGAGCCGACCATCGCCGAGCTCGAAGCCTGGATGGCGCGCGGCGCGAACACGCTGCCGCTGGTCTGGAAGCACCGCTCGGGCCGTCAGTCGCTGGTGCTCGGCGCCACCGCGCTCGAGGTCGAGGGCATGGGCACGGTCGAGAGCGAGAAGCTGCTGGTCAAGCTGCGCACCTGGGCAACCCAGCCGCAATTCTCCTATCGCCATACCTGGAAGCTCGGCGATATGGTGCTCTGGGATAACACCGGAACCATGCACCGCGCCCTGCCCTATGACCACAAGTCTGGCCGCCTGATGATGCGCACCAAGCTGGAGGGTGAGGAAGCCTTCGCCTGA
- a CDS encoding TauD/TfdA family dioxygenase has translation MATAAKARFASEEIKPRIGSRILADKEALLSGDYAAEIRELLEQRGVLVFPEIHFDDAEQIAFTSTLGKFAREMRGEDIYKITLDKSVTATADYLKATIFWHFDGFSSPMPIRASLLSSKVLSEVGGNTEFANTYAAYDALPEDDKAMLEGMQAVHCLASTQLDIDPQPSYAEWQRWLEMGRKALPLVWKHQSGRKSLVLGNSAHHVVGMDPLDSKGLLIRLRDWATQEQFVYSHEWTVGDLVMWDNTGSLHRAIPYEVNSKRMLHRTKLEGEEPIL, from the coding sequence ATGGCTACGGCCGCCAAGGCGCGCTTCGCTTCGGAAGAGATCAAGCCCAGGATTGGCAGCCGTATCCTGGCGGACAAGGAAGCGCTGCTGAGCGGCGACTATGCCGCCGAAATCCGCGAACTGCTCGAGCAGCGCGGTGTGCTCGTCTTCCCCGAGATCCATTTCGACGATGCCGAGCAGATCGCCTTCACCTCGACGCTCGGCAAGTTCGCCCGCGAGATGCGCGGCGAGGACATCTACAAGATCACGCTCGACAAGAGCGTGACCGCCACCGCCGACTATCTCAAGGCGACGATCTTCTGGCATTTCGACGGCTTCTCGTCGCCCATGCCGATCCGGGCCTCGCTGCTGTCGAGCAAGGTGCTCTCCGAAGTGGGCGGCAACACCGAGTTTGCCAATACCTATGCCGCCTACGACGCGCTGCCCGAGGACGACAAGGCGATGCTCGAAGGCATGCAGGCGGTCCATTGCCTGGCCTCGACCCAGCTCGATATCGATCCGCAGCCGAGTTACGCCGAATGGCAGCGCTGGCTGGAGATGGGGCGCAAGGCGCTGCCGTTGGTGTGGAAGCACCAGTCGGGCCGCAAGTCGCTCGTGCTCGGCAATTCGGCGCACCACGTCGTCGGCATGGACCCGCTCGACAGCAAGGGCCTGCTGATCCGTCTGCGCGACTGGGCGACGCAGGAGCAATTCGTCTACAGCCACGAATGGACCGTCGGTGACCTCGTGATGTGGGATAACACCGGCAGCCTGCACCGCGCGATCCCCTATGAGGTGAACTCCAAGCGCATGCTCCACCGCACCAAGCTGGAGGGCGAGGAGCCCATCCTTTGA